CGCAGACGGCCGCGGCGCCCACGGCCTCCGTCCACGAGGCCAGCGAGCACTCCCTGCGGACGCTCGACACGGGCCGCGAGGACGTGTCGTTCGCGCTGCTGTACCTGCTCGCGCCCGACGAGGCGGAGGCGCACCTGGAGGCCACGCTGGGGCTCGAGGCCGGAGGCCCGGTGAGCCCCCAACGCCTCCGCGTGGACGCGCAGGGCCCGTGGCCCTTCGCGGAGGCCGCCCGCACGCAGCGGGCCGTCCACGTGGCCTGCTCCGGGCACGCCACGCCCTGGCCGGGTGGGGCCTGGCCCGAGCCGTCCCGCGAGGCCGTCGTGCACCCGCTGTTCCGGTCCGGAGAGAACGCGCTCCAGGGCTTCCTCGTGTTGGGCGTCAGCCCGCGCCGCTCGCTGGATGCGGCGTACCAGGACTTCTTCGACCTGGCGGCCGGGCACATCGCGACGGCGGTCTCCAACGCGCGGGTCCACGAGGAGAGCCGCCTCACCACCCGCCGCGCGCAGCTGGGCGCGGACGTCGGCGCGGCGCTGACCCGCGCCGAGCCGCTGGGCGACCAGCTGCGGCAGTGCTGTGAAGCCATCGTGAAGCACGTGGACGCGGCGTTCGCGCGGATCTGGGTGCTGGACCCGGCTCGAAACGTCCTGGTGCTCCAGGCGAGCGCCGGCATGTACACCCACGTGGACGGCGCGCACAGCCAGGTGCCCGTGGGGGCGCTCAAGATCGGCGCCATCGCCCAGACGCGTCAGCCGCACCTCACCAACGACGTGCTGAACGACGAGCGCGTGGGCGACAAGGCCTGGGCGGCCCGCGAGGGCTTGCGGTCCTTCGCCGGCTATCCGCTCGTCGTGGGCGGGGAGCTGGCGGGCGTGGTGGCGCTGTTCTCCCGGAACGTGCTGGACGCGGACACGCTGCGGCTGATGGCCTCCGTCTCCAACTCCATCGCCGTGGGCGTGGAGCGCAAGCGCGTGGAGGACGAGCGGACCCTGGCGCTGGCCCGGGAGCAGGCGGCGCTCGCCGAGGCCGAGCGGCAGCGCTCCCGGCTGGAGTCGCTCTTCATGCAGGCCCCCGCGGGCATCTGCGTCCTGCGCGGGAGCGACCACGTCTACGAGTTCGCCAACCCGCGCTACCTGGAGCTCATCGGGGGCCGCGACGTCGTGGGCAAGCCGCTGAGGGACGCGCTGCCGGAGGTGAAGGACATCGTCGTGCCGCTGCTGGACGGGGTGTACCGCTCGGGCGAGCCGTTCTTCGGGGACGCGCTCATGGTGCCGCTCATGCGCCAGGGCCGGCTGGAGGACTGCTTCTTCAACTTCATCTACCAGCCCATCTACGACGCCTCCCGGGCGGTGGAGGGCATCGCCGTCATCGCCTTCGAGGTCAGCGAGCAGGTCCGGGCCCGCCAGCGCGCGGAGCGGCTCACGCAGGAGCTGGCGGTCACCAACCAGGACCTCGATCAGTTCGCCTACGTCGCGTCACACGACCTGAAGGCCCCGCTGCGCGGCATCGCGAGCCTGTCGGAGTGGATTGAAGAAGCGCTCACGGACAAGATGGACGACGAGACGCGCGACCAGATGCGCCTGCTGCGCGGTCGCGTGCACCGGCTGGAGGCGTTGATCAACGGCATCCTCAGCTACTCGCGCGTCAGCCGGGTCCGCGAGAAGGTGGAGGCGGTGGACGTCGGCGCGCTCCTGTCGGAGAGCCGGGATCTGCTCGCGCCGCCGCCGGAGGTGCGCATCGTCATCGGCGAGGGGATGCCCACGCTCCAGGCGGAACGCGCGCCGCTCCAGCAGGTCTTCCTGAACCTGATGAGCAACGCCCTCAAGCACGCGGGGCGGCCGGACGTGCGCATCGAGATTGCTTGCGCGGACGCGGGCGCGTTCCACGACTTCACGCTGAAGGACAACGGGCCCGGCATCGACCCGCGCTTCCACGAGCGCATCTGGGGCATCTTCCAGACGCTGGAGAGCCGCGACAAGGTCGAGGGCACGGGCATCGGGCTCTCGGTGGTGAAGAAGATCGTCGAGACCCGGGGCGGGCGCGTGGCCATCGAGTCCGAGCCGGGCGCGGGCGCGACGTTCCACGTCTTCTGGCCCAAGCAGCCCCGCGTGCTTCCGTAGCCCGCGTGGGCGGGTCACGGAAGGCCGCGGGGCCCCGCGCTCACTCCAGGACGCGCTCCAGGGTCAGGAAGGGGCGCTGCGCGGGGATGTTCCGGCCGCGGCAGACCTCGATGAACTTGTTCGACTCGATCATCTGGGGCGCGGTCTCGTCGTACTGGAGCACCATGACGTGGCGCAGCCAGGGCTCCTGGCCCATGGCGTAGACGAACACCTCGCGCGGGTTCAGGTGGTTGAGGATCTCCGTGGCGCGGGCGCTGTCGGAGCCGTTGAGCCGCCGCGACTGGTCCATCTTGCGCGGCAGGGGCTGGCTGAGCAGCGGGCCGTACATCCAGCTCATCGGGCCGCCCTCGCACTCCATGCCCAGGTAGAGCGCGTCCAGCGGGCCCACCAGCTGCGCCAGGTGCTGGTACATGCGCGGCTCCAGCGCGTTGGAGTCCGCGGCCATCAGCATGGAGCGGCCCGCCAGCCGCACCAGGTGCGCCGTCTTCGCCTGCACCGCCAGGTCGCTGTGCTCGCCGATGAAGGGGATGCCCATCAGCGACCCGCCGGGGATGGCAATCTCCTGCAGGTCGTCGATTTCAACGACGTTGCGGAAGCCCGTCTTCTCCAGCACCAGCCGCAGCGACGGATCCGCCAGCGAGTACGCGTTCGCCCGGGGCACGACGATGGTCCCGATGCGGTGACGCAGCTGCAGCAGCGTCTCCATCATCAGGTGGTCCGCGTGGCCGTGGGTGATGAGGACGTAGTCGATCTTCTCCGGCAGGTCCGCGTGGGTGAAGCGCTGCTGCTCGGTGGGGAACTCGTAGCTGATGACGGGGTCGGTGAGGACGGACACCTCCCGCGTCTCCATCAGCACGCACGCGTGGCCGAAGTAGCGCACGCGCACGCCGGGGCCGGTGTAGGGCTCCGGCTTGCGAGGTGCGGTCTCCGTGAAGAGGTCCGCGAACGCCTCCGCCGCGGACGACGGCACGCCCAGCATCTCCGCCACCTGGCCGGGGCTGCCCGGCGTGTGGCGCATGCGGAAGAGCGCGTCGATGCCCTCGTGCCGGAAGGGAACCTGCAGCCACAGGGGCGAGTCCCCCTCCAGGCGCGGCGTGCTGAAGACGTACTTGCGAGCGTCGCCGGAGACGCGCATCAGCGAGATGCTCTGCGAGGACTCCTTGTAGAGGCTGCTGCGGTAGAGCAGCGGCTCCATGATGCGGGCGTTGGCCCGGTGGGCCAGGTCGTACGTGAGCTCCACGTAGCCCCGGAGCATCTCTGGCACCTTGGCGTAGAGCGGCTCCAGCGACTCGCCCTTGGAGCTGGCCAGCAGCTGCTCCAGGTCCGACACGGCCTTGGTGTAGGCCAGCATGTCCGCGTGATCCCGTGTGGTGCGCTCCAGCAGCGCCTTCACGTCCCCCACGCGCGACACGGGGTGGTTGATGAAGGGGCCGCCCATCAGCGCCGGGTTCTGGAGCGCGGCCACGTGCACGTCCGGGTTCGCGACGAACGACTGCATCAGCTTCAGGTGCAGGCGGGACACGAACAGCGGCGCCGTGGCGGGTGAGATGAGGTACCACCACACGTACCACTGGTTGAACAGCGGCTCGATGGCGACATCGGGCTTCAGGTACATCGGGCGGTCGAGCATGAGGGCCTCGCGGGGGCGTCCGCCGGGACCCTTCGGGCCGGCGTAGGGGAGAGGTTGCTGCCAGGGTGGGGGAGCAGGCGCCCGGGCAAGCCCGGAAGCACGCGTATCGCGGCAATGTTGATGATTCCCCGGCTGACTTCAAGGCACCGGCTGCCGTGCCAGGACCGGGGGAGGGCGCCCGGGGGACCGGGAATCCGGTGCTGAGTCGGGGTTGATTCCGGGGAACCCGGGGCTGTCTTGGTGTCCAAATTCACAGCTTCAGAGAAATGCAAGAACTACCGACATCGCATTTCTCGCTCGGTTTTTTTAGCGATAAAACAATGACCCTTCCGTTCAGGTCCGTCCCCCCGGCGGCCCCTGCCCGGTCATCCACCTTGAGGAACGTCGACCATGCTCTTGGCGAGCCACGCGTCGTCTATTGCGACCTTGCTGGATCTTCTCGACGCACGGGTCCAGGGGGCGGCGGAGGCGCGGCTCTACACCTTCCTGGATGAGGGTGAGGAAGGCGCGCTGACGTACGCGGGGCTGGCGTCACGGGCCAGGGCGATCGCCGTCGCGGTGGCGGAGCACGCGCGCGCGGGGGACCGGGTGGTGCTGCTGTACCCGCCGGGCCTGGAGTACGTGGCGGGGTTCTTCGGGTGCCTGTCCGCGGGGGCGGTGGCGGTGCCCGCGTACCCGCCGGATCCCTCGCGGCTGGAGCGCACGCTGCCGCGGCTGCGGGCCATCATCCAGGACGCGCGGGCGACGGTGGTGTTGACGACGTCGTTCGTGCTGTCGATGGCGGAGTTCCTGTTCGAGCAGGCGCCGGAGCTGCGGGACGTGAAGTGGCTGGCGACGGACGCGCTGTCGCCGGACGAGGCCTCCGCGTGGCGTGCGCCGGCGGTGACGGCCGACACGCTGGCCTTCCTCCAGTACACGTCCGGGAGCACGGGCACGCCCAAGGGCGTGATGCTCACGCACGGGAACCTGCTGCACAACCTGTCGCTCATCCATGGCGCGTTCCAGGCGCGGGCGGACAGCGTGGGCGTCATCTGGCTGCCGCCGTACCACGACATGGGCCTCATCGGCGGCATCCTGGAGCCGCTGTACGGGGGCTTCCACACGGCGCTGATGTCGCCGCTGTCGTTCCTCAAGCGACCCATGGCGTGGCTGGAGGCGGTGTCGCGCTTCGGGGGCACCATCAGCGGCGGGCCAAACTTCGCGTTCGACCTGTGCGTGCGCAAGAGCACGCCGGAGCAGCGTCAGGCGTTGGATTTGAGCCGGTGGGAGGTCGCGTTCTGCGGCGCGGAGCCCATCCGCCCGGAGACGCTGGAGCGCTTCATGGAG
The genomic region above belongs to Corallococcus caeni and contains:
- a CDS encoding GAF domain-containing protein, with protein sequence MTQRERSAPRMAAPNAPFLAGEGEMAARMREFDWASSPVGPVEQWPQSLRTAVSVCLASRHPIEIWWGPEYARLYNDAYRPILGATKHPQFLGRPGRECWGEIWDVIGPMLDSVRDTGKATWSEDFPLMLMRNGYLEETYFTFSYAPLWSEDGSVGGIFCACAETTSRLLSERRLRLLRNLGAQTAAAPTASVHEASEHSLRTLDTGREDVSFALLYLLAPDEAEAHLEATLGLEAGGPVSPQRLRVDAQGPWPFAEAARTQRAVHVACSGHATPWPGGAWPEPSREAVVHPLFRSGENALQGFLVLGVSPRRSLDAAYQDFFDLAAGHIATAVSNARVHEESRLTTRRAQLGADVGAALTRAEPLGDQLRQCCEAIVKHVDAAFARIWVLDPARNVLVLQASAGMYTHVDGAHSQVPVGALKIGAIAQTRQPHLTNDVLNDERVGDKAWAAREGLRSFAGYPLVVGGELAGVVALFSRNVLDADTLRLMASVSNSIAVGVERKRVEDERTLALAREQAALAEAERQRSRLESLFMQAPAGICVLRGSDHVYEFANPRYLELIGGRDVVGKPLRDALPEVKDIVVPLLDGVYRSGEPFFGDALMVPLMRQGRLEDCFFNFIYQPIYDASRAVEGIAVIAFEVSEQVRARQRAERLTQELAVTNQDLDQFAYVASHDLKAPLRGIASLSEWIEEALTDKMDDETRDQMRLLRGRVHRLEALINGILSYSRVSRVREKVEAVDVGALLSESRDLLAPPPEVRIVIGEGMPTLQAERAPLQQVFLNLMSNALKHAGRPDVRIEIACADAGAFHDFTLKDNGPGIDPRFHERIWGIFQTLESRDKVEGTGIGLSVVKKIVETRGGRVAIESEPGAGATFHVFWPKQPRVLP
- a CDS encoding MBL fold metallo-hydrolase, with translation MLDRPMYLKPDVAIEPLFNQWYVWWYLISPATAPLFVSRLHLKLMQSFVANPDVHVAALQNPALMGGPFINHPVSRVGDVKALLERTTRDHADMLAYTKAVSDLEQLLASSKGESLEPLYAKVPEMLRGYVELTYDLAHRANARIMEPLLYRSSLYKESSQSISLMRVSGDARKYVFSTPRLEGDSPLWLQVPFRHEGIDALFRMRHTPGSPGQVAEMLGVPSSAAEAFADLFTETAPRKPEPYTGPGVRVRYFGHACVLMETREVSVLTDPVISYEFPTEQQRFTHADLPEKIDYVLITHGHADHLMMETLLQLRHRIGTIVVPRANAYSLADPSLRLVLEKTGFRNVVEIDDLQEIAIPGGSLMGIPFIGEHSDLAVQAKTAHLVRLAGRSMLMAADSNALEPRMYQHLAQLVGPLDALYLGMECEGGPMSWMYGPLLSQPLPRKMDQSRRLNGSDSARATEILNHLNPREVFVYAMGQEPWLRHVMVLQYDETAPQMIESNKFIEVCRGRNIPAQRPFLTLERVLE